A window from Melitaea cinxia chromosome 5, ilMelCinx1.1, whole genome shotgun sequence encodes these proteins:
- the LOC123653493 gene encoding Ca(2+)/calmodulin-responsive adenylate cyclase-like: MEDIRSTSDHVAAALWSSTDHRACPIPLYITLGCCISMLAVAVFLRLPILIKGILLAVMTAGYVTVILTYHKHLFDCYDLMTDPGAVGSAFIACAWTLALALAVLLHARQTEWTARLDFLWQVQARDEKRDMDALQASNRRILFNLLPAHVATHFLDNQFRTNMDLYHQSYQRVGVVFASITNYHEFYMELDGNNQGMECLRLLNEIIADFDELLGEDRFDAIDKIKTVGSTYMAAVGLIPDKKMSDDASTRKHMATLVEFVFAMRDKLKDINDNSYNNFMLRVGINVGPVVAGVIGARKPQYDIWGNTVNVASRMDSTGLPNHTQVTEEVYQVLKDMPYQFVCRGKVKVKGKGEMTTYFLTDRAPSNSNTQNSSNGHSQNPPTAYGGVATPLAMLQNSARRAAAQPSRLPPVRESSVAGENEPLLPSNGHHSNGNNHKGSKGRRNKDLEDTPPPPPPHGINGNPRWPPPRALVPPWPRPQEPRPPAVHKRRPPTRLPRPRSSESLPLARSPRVHSSADELSSLTRSPSLSSSDESYSRTTDASPSPPRPAPWLPPLRSQRIESNTAYDYPPIRLNKPTPNLINDIYTKHKMNKKTSLEDKIIDSSLNFQKEGEKLQRSIINMLQTSVKRDSCSQTDKKDIPHRNQRTSSFSSSGSRPNNLKHLNHDTREVFTKRSPSDVACVPPFEREIQRLLDDKNLISINSPKTERKDLKLELRYVSILYY, translated from the exons ATGGAGGATATCCGCTCAACGTCGGACCACGTCGCTGCTGCCCTTTGGAGTAGTACCGATCATAGGGCTTGTCCCATCCCACTGTACATCACCCTCGGGTGCTGTATTAGTATGTTGGCGGTTGCTGTCTTCTTGCGACTACCGATATTGATTAAGGGGATATTGTTGGCTGTGATGACTGCTGGATACGTAACTGTGATACTGACTTACCATAAGCACCTGTTCGACTGCTACGATCTTATGACTGA TCCCGGAGCCGTCGGTTCTGCCTTCATAGCATGTGCGTGGACTCTAGCGCTGGCGTTAGCGGTGCTTCTGCATGCTCGGCAGACAGAATGGACAGCTAGACTCGACTTTCTGTGGCAGGTGCAGGCTAGAGATGAAAAGAGAGATATGGACGCCTTACAG GCATCAAATAGgagaatattgtttaatttgttaCCGGCACACGTTGCAACACATTTCTTGGATAATCAGTTCAGGACAAATAtg gaCCTGTACCACCAGTCGTATCAGCGTGTGGGCGTAGTGTTCGCGTCCATCACTAACTACCACGAGTTTTACATGGAGCTCGATGGAAACAACCAGGGCATGGAGTGTCTGCGGCTGCTTAACGAGATCATCGCTGATTTTGACGAG TTGTTAGGCGAAGATCGGTTCGACGCTATAGACAAAATCAAAACTGTCGGCTCTACGTACATGGCTGCTGTCGGTCTCATTCCCGACAAGAAGATGTCCGATGATGCAAGCACTCGCAAACATATGGCAACTTTAGTAGAATTTGTGTTTGCAATGCGAGATAAACTCAAAGATATCAATGATAATTCTTACAACAATTTCATGTTACGAGTTG GTATAAATGTTGGGCCGGTAGTCGCAGGAGTGATAGGTGCAAGAAAGCCTCAGTATGATATATGGGGAAATACAGTTAACGTAGCGTCTCGCATGGATTCCACAGGACTCCCTAATCATACTCAAGTAACTGAAGAAGTTTATCAGGTTTTAAAAGATATGCCCTACCAGTTCGTATGCAGAGGCAAAGTCAAAGTGAAAGGAAAGGGTGAAATGACAACATACTTTTTGACAGACAGAGCACCATCTAACAGCAATACGCAGAACTCCTCGAACGGTCATTCTCAAAATCCGCCTACAGCTTATGGGGGGGTTGCAACACCTCTCGCTATGCTACAGAATTCGGCACGGAGAGCAGCAGCACAACCTTCGAGACTTCCGCCCGTTAGAGAATCTTCAGTAGCTGGCGAAAATGAGCCTCTTCTTCCTTCGAATGGTCACCATAGCAACGGTAACAATCACAAGGGCAGTAAAGGACGAAGAAATAAGGATCTGGAAGATACACCTCCCCCTCCCCCTCCGCACGGGATCAACGGTAATCCCCGCTGGCCCCCGCCGCGGGCGCTAGTGCCGCCCTGGCCGCGACCTCAGGAGCCGCGTCCTCCCGCTGTCCATAAAAGGAGACCTCCGACTAGACTTCCACGACCACGGTCAAGTGAAAGTTTACCTTTAGCGAGGAGTCCCAGAGTTCATTCTTCGGCGGATGAACTGAGCTCTCTTACTCGCTCTCCGAGTCTCAGCTCGTCAGATGAGAGTTATTCCCGTACAACTGACGCCTCCCCCTCCCCCCCTAGACCGGCGCCCTGGCTACCACCCCTTCGATCTCAACGAATCGAATCGAACACAGCATATGACTACCCGCCAATTCGACTCAATAAACCGACGCCGAATCTTATTAATGACATTTACACgaaacataaaatgaataaaaaaacctCATTAGAAGATAAAATTATCGATAGTAGTTTAAACTTTCAAAAAGAGGGCGAAAAGTTACAGAGAAGTATAATTAACATGCTCCAAACGTCCGTGAAAAGAGACAGTTGCAGTCAAACAGACAAAAAGGACATCCCGCACCGCAATCAGAGGACGAGCTCATTTTCGAGTTCCGGCAGTCGGCCGAAcaatttgaaacatttaaatcatGACACGAGAGAAGTATTTACTAAGCGGAGCCCGTCGGACGTCGCTTGTGTACCGCCTTTCGAGAGAGAAATTCAAAGGCTGCTCGATGATAAAAATCTAATTAGTATAAATTCGCCAAAGACGGAAAGAAAGGACTTAAAATTAGAGTTAAGGTAtgtatcaattttatattactaa